Proteins from a genomic interval of Microbacterium abyssi:
- a CDS encoding tripartite tricarboxylate transporter substrate binding protein: protein MPRKRITRAAAALAALTATALIVSGCTKVEEGGDAASSFPEKDIRLIIQANPGGGSDLSSRALATELEGILDVSVIPENMPGAAGALAMEYVAEQDPDGYVIGFGPVEIAMLNTTQDADVLPENYDMLGQIMLAPGVITVSASSDIQTLEDLVAQSKTAPITIANSGAGSIWEAASIALGAETGGEVTPVPYDGGAPAVAAAASGETVAAVSGLGEALSQGSAVRILAVMNDERHPDAPDVPTVEEAIGAEVVFGGWGGIYAPAGLPDDVHATLEAAIKEAVESDSYQKFQEDAGNLVVYRDSAEFTTFVEDQFDLFQELLG, encoded by the coding sequence ATGCCCCGCAAGCGCATCACTCGGGCGGCAGCCGCACTCGCCGCTCTCACAGCGACCGCTCTCATCGTCTCCGGATGCACGAAGGTCGAAGAGGGCGGCGACGCCGCATCGTCCTTCCCCGAGAAGGACATCCGCCTGATCATCCAGGCCAACCCCGGAGGCGGCTCGGACCTGTCCTCCCGCGCGCTGGCCACCGAGCTCGAGGGCATCCTCGACGTCAGCGTCATCCCGGAGAACATGCCCGGCGCGGCCGGCGCCCTGGCGATGGAGTACGTCGCCGAGCAGGACCCGGACGGCTACGTCATCGGGTTCGGACCGGTCGAGATCGCCATGCTCAACACCACGCAGGATGCCGATGTCCTCCCCGAGAACTACGACATGCTCGGCCAGATCATGCTCGCCCCGGGCGTCATCACCGTTTCCGCATCCAGCGACATCCAGACTCTCGAGGACCTCGTCGCGCAGTCCAAGACCGCCCCGATCACGATCGCCAACTCCGGTGCCGGCTCGATCTGGGAAGCGGCGAGCATCGCCCTCGGCGCCGAGACCGGCGGAGAGGTGACGCCCGTTCCCTACGACGGCGGAGCCCCCGCCGTCGCCGCTGCGGCATCGGGCGAGACCGTCGCCGCGGTCTCCGGGCTCGGCGAGGCGCTCTCTCAGGGCAGTGCGGTCCGCATCCTCGCCGTCATGAACGACGAGCGCCACCCCGACGCCCCCGACGTCCCCACGGTCGAAGAGGCCATCGGCGCCGAGGTCGTCTTCGGCGGCTGGGGCGGCATCTACGCACCCGCCGGGCTCCCGGACGACGTGCACGCCACGCTCGAGGCAGCGATCAAGGAAGCCGTCGAGTCCGACAGCTATCAGAAGTTCCAGGAGGACGCCGGAAACCTCGTGGTCTACCGGGACTCCGCGGAGTTCACGACCTTCGTCGAGGACCAGTTCGACCTGTTCCAGGAACTGCTGGGCTGA
- a CDS encoding GH1 family beta-glucosidase, translating to MADFPPDFLWGAATSAYQIEGSLDADGRGRSVWDSFAELPGSVQGGGDARIACDSYRRWEEDLDILSDLGMRAYRFSLAWSRIMPDGRGRVNERALDHYERVIDELRRREIEPVVTLNHWDMPAALMTHGGWIGRDSVDAFVEYAVAASERLGDRVDWWITQNEPWIIQLLGYQLGLHAPGIRDLRGSAAAGHHLLLAHGRAADAMRSSTKGRIGVALNLLPCVPATDSAADAEAAWGSDGYVNRWFLDPLLRHGYPADMRAHWERAIGGPLDEIIRDGDEDAIAGRSDFLGVNFYTHRVMSAAPAGADRPFPWQVVGSTGEVDRTDESTEIVPDAFRDLLLRLHREYPGIPLMVTENGAVYGDSPTHDGAIHDVRRTRYLRSHISAMAEAIAGGAPLVGYTHWSLLDNFEWALGYRPRFGLVYVDFRTGERVVKDSALHYAEIVRAGGCIDGDDARPPQVDSMGAFG from the coding sequence ATGGCCGACTTTCCTCCTGATTTTCTCTGGGGCGCCGCCACCAGCGCGTACCAGATCGAAGGATCGCTCGATGCCGACGGGAGGGGCCGCTCGGTCTGGGATTCGTTCGCCGAGCTGCCGGGCAGTGTCCAAGGCGGCGGCGATGCTCGCATCGCGTGCGACTCCTATCGTCGGTGGGAAGAGGATCTGGACATCTTGTCCGACCTCGGCATGCGCGCCTACCGATTCTCGCTGGCCTGGTCGCGGATCATGCCCGACGGGCGCGGTCGCGTCAACGAGCGCGCCCTCGACCACTACGAGCGCGTCATCGACGAACTCCGGCGTCGGGAGATCGAGCCGGTGGTGACGCTGAACCACTGGGACATGCCGGCGGCGCTGATGACGCATGGCGGATGGATCGGGCGTGACAGCGTCGATGCGTTCGTCGAGTACGCGGTCGCCGCATCCGAACGACTCGGAGATCGCGTCGACTGGTGGATCACCCAGAACGAACCGTGGATCATCCAGCTCCTCGGCTATCAGCTGGGACTCCATGCGCCTGGCATCCGCGACCTTCGTGGTTCCGCGGCCGCTGGACACCACCTGCTCCTCGCGCACGGCAGGGCGGCCGACGCGATGCGATCCTCCACGAAGGGCCGGATCGGAGTGGCGCTGAATCTCCTGCCGTGCGTGCCCGCCACCGACAGCGCCGCCGACGCAGAGGCGGCGTGGGGCTCTGACGGCTACGTCAACCGGTGGTTCCTCGACCCGCTGCTGCGCCATGGCTATCCCGCGGACATGCGAGCCCATTGGGAGCGGGCCATCGGCGGCCCGCTCGACGAGATCATCCGCGACGGGGACGAGGACGCCATCGCGGGGCGAAGCGATTTCCTCGGCGTCAACTTCTACACGCATCGCGTCATGTCCGCAGCCCCGGCCGGCGCCGACCGCCCGTTCCCATGGCAGGTCGTCGGGTCGACCGGCGAGGTCGACCGCACGGATGAGAGCACAGAGATCGTGCCGGACGCCTTTCGCGACCTGCTGCTCCGCCTGCACCGGGAGTATCCCGGCATCCCCCTCATGGTCACCGAGAACGGCGCCGTGTACGGCGACTCCCCGACCCATGACGGCGCGATCCATGATGTCCGCAGAACCCGCTACCTCCGATCGCACATCTCGGCGATGGCCGAGGCGATCGCCGGCGGTGCGCCGCTGGTGGGCTACACGCACTGGTCGCTGCTCGACAACTTCGAGTGGGCGCTCGGCTACCGACCGCGGTTCGGCCTCGTATACGTCGACTTCCGCACCGGAGAGCGCGTCGTCAAGGACAGCGCTCTGCACTACGCCGAGATCGTCCGTGCCGGCGGATGCATCGACGGCGATGACGCGCGGCCACCGCAGGTCGACAGCATGGGAGCGTTCGGCTGA
- a CDS encoding extracellular solute-binding protein, giving the protein MRKRILGIAAMAAASVVILTSCSGGGSGEDPGGDVDYSADATGTLKAWGFENADDVGTSRMDHAAEQLSDVEIDLDATAFDAQKFTTRIASGDVPDVVQMDRRYVTTYAAQGLIMPLDACFEAQDVSPRDHWYPFVVDDVTYDDEIWAVPQFYQPPAIIVNKTVLDEAGVTPDQIDTSDPEGLIDAIGKIYQESGGVPSRLGFDPVPTGQSGLWILGMGGQLNDADGAPTLDDPSNIAGIEILKQITDAQGGFAAVKSFTDSFDTFGDNNQYVAGQVGAQVNAQWYPNVLGPYADQIDIEAVPFRDANGDPFSVASGTSFVIPVGAENPAAACAWMINLTSDDAWMAAGEARATTLTQNGGLNTGLFTGSPASDQAIRDQFVVETGNAGFDQVISTFYEVVDYGQSFGSSPAGQEIQNELNNAVTAALLGDKTPEQALADAQGAAMRAYENATAG; this is encoded by the coding sequence ATGCGCAAGCGCATTCTGGGAATCGCCGCGATGGCTGCGGCATCCGTTGTCATCCTCACGAGCTGCAGCGGCGGGGGGAGCGGCGAGGATCCCGGCGGCGACGTCGACTACAGCGCCGACGCCACCGGCACGCTGAAAGCATGGGGGTTCGAGAACGCCGACGACGTCGGCACTTCGCGGATGGATCATGCGGCCGAGCAGCTGAGCGATGTCGAGATCGATCTCGACGCCACGGCGTTCGACGCGCAGAAGTTCACGACTCGCATCGCCAGTGGAGACGTGCCCGATGTCGTCCAGATGGATCGCCGGTACGTCACGACCTACGCGGCGCAGGGCCTCATCATGCCGCTCGATGCCTGTTTCGAGGCCCAGGACGTGTCGCCGCGTGATCACTGGTACCCGTTCGTCGTGGACGATGTCACCTATGACGATGAGATCTGGGCGGTGCCGCAGTTCTATCAGCCGCCGGCGATCATCGTGAACAAGACCGTGCTCGATGAGGCCGGTGTGACGCCCGACCAGATCGACACGTCGGACCCGGAGGGGCTGATCGACGCGATCGGCAAGATCTACCAGGAGTCCGGGGGCGTTCCATCCCGGCTCGGGTTCGATCCGGTCCCGACAGGACAGTCGGGTCTGTGGATCCTCGGTATGGGAGGTCAGCTGAACGACGCCGACGGCGCCCCGACGCTCGACGATCCGAGCAACATAGCCGGAATCGAGATCCTCAAGCAGATCACCGATGCGCAGGGCGGCTTCGCCGCGGTCAAGAGCTTCACCGACTCGTTCGACACCTTCGGCGACAACAACCAGTACGTCGCCGGTCAGGTGGGCGCTCAGGTCAACGCGCAGTGGTACCCGAACGTGCTCGGACCGTACGCCGACCAGATCGACATCGAGGCGGTGCCCTTCCGTGACGCGAACGGCGACCCGTTCTCGGTCGCATCCGGAACCTCTTTCGTGATTCCTGTGGGTGCTGAGAACCCGGCGGCGGCCTGTGCCTGGATGATCAACCTCACCTCCGATGACGCGTGGATGGCTGCAGGTGAAGCCCGCGCCACGACGCTGACGCAGAACGGCGGGCTCAACACCGGGTTGTTCACCGGTTCGCCGGCTTCCGACCAGGCGATTCGCGACCAGTTCGTGGTCGAGACCGGCAACGCCGGCTTCGATCAGGTGATCTCGACGTTCTACGAGGTCGTCGATTACGGCCAGTCGTTCGGATCGTCGCCCGCGGGCCAGGAGATCCAGAACGAGCTGAACAACGCCGTCACCGCCGCGCTGCTCGGAGACAAGACGCCGGAGCAGGCGCTTGCCGACGCGCAGGGCGCGGCGATGCGGGCGTACGAGAACGCGACAGCCGGCTGA
- a CDS encoding carbohydrate ABC transporter permease, whose protein sequence is MSAPLQQAPPPTAPGGGLETMAVTVPKRSRWRRNIAQPKSFAARVVLAVVLVLFALLFLYPFAWLLAASFKPRGEVFDNSLIPKTFVPENYVEVWNQLPLMSWMWNSIAIALLAAGAVAISSSIVAFGFAYFKFPGRGLLFGLVLATMMLPGAVTMIPIYLIWKETGLLGTWVPLWGMNLFGSAFYIFLQRQFFLGLPKELFEAARLDGASYWGLFWRIAMPLSIPSFVIVFLFEFQASWNNLQAALIYLNAGSVDQFTAPLGIAYAMTKYSPTAGGHGDYQYVMVASLIITLPMLILFAFGQRYFIEGVATQGRKG, encoded by the coding sequence ATGTCGGCGCCACTGCAACAGGCTCCTCCGCCCACGGCACCGGGTGGCGGTTTGGAGACCATGGCGGTCACCGTTCCGAAGCGCTCGCGCTGGCGCCGCAACATCGCTCAGCCCAAGAGCTTCGCTGCGCGCGTGGTCCTCGCCGTCGTCCTGGTCCTGTTCGCGCTGCTCTTCCTGTACCCGTTCGCGTGGCTGCTGGCGGCGAGTTTCAAGCCGCGCGGAGAGGTCTTCGACAACTCGCTGATCCCGAAGACCTTCGTTCCGGAGAACTACGTCGAGGTGTGGAACCAGCTGCCGCTGATGAGCTGGATGTGGAACAGCATCGCCATCGCCCTGCTGGCGGCTGGAGCCGTCGCGATCTCGAGTTCGATCGTGGCGTTCGGGTTCGCGTACTTCAAGTTCCCGGGGCGCGGCCTGCTGTTCGGACTGGTGCTGGCGACCATGATGCTCCCCGGCGCTGTGACGATGATCCCGATCTACCTGATCTGGAAGGAGACCGGACTGCTGGGCACGTGGGTGCCCCTGTGGGGTATGAACCTGTTCGGGTCGGCGTTCTACATCTTCCTTCAGCGGCAGTTCTTCCTCGGGCTCCCGAAGGAGCTCTTCGAAGCGGCGCGTCTCGACGGCGCCAGCTACTGGGGGTTGTTCTGGCGCATTGCGATGCCGCTGTCGATCCCGTCGTTCGTCATCGTCTTCCTGTTCGAATTCCAGGCCAGCTGGAACAACCTCCAGGCCGCCCTCATCTATCTGAACGCGGGTTCGGTCGACCAGTTCACGGCGCCCTTGGGCATCGCCTACGCGATGACCAAGTACAGTCCCACGGCCGGCGGGCATGGCGACTATCAGTACGTGATGGTGGCATCGCTCATCATCACGCTCCCGATGCTCATCCTGTTCGCCTTCGGTCAGCGGTACTTCATCGAGGGCGTGGCGACGCAGGGCCGCAAGGGATAG
- a CDS encoding carbohydrate ABC transporter permease gives MSLRSETETRNLVVGTSDGKRRRRGVFHLPGSKVSYNKREALAGYLFITPWIIGFLVFTAGAMIYSLYISFSNYNLATNTARPVGFDNYAELFDDPRVGVSLANTLFYVVMAVPLEIIFALILAMLLARVGRGAGVFRTLYYLPKMTPAVATASVFFLLLNGNSGAINQFLRLFGIEGPQWLVDPAWVKPSIVIMTMWTVAGTMVIFLAALKNVPTELYEVASLDGAGAIRKFFSITLPMISGAMFFNVIVLSIAAFQIFDQAYIIFWRDQSNSSPEASLFYAIYLFQQAFRQFNFGFAAAMAWLLFVIIMIITVIQVKFGNRFVYYEGDR, from the coding sequence ATGAGCCTCAGGTCCGAGACGGAGACCCGGAATCTCGTCGTCGGAACCTCGGACGGCAAGCGCCGCAGACGCGGAGTCTTCCATCTGCCTGGGTCGAAGGTGAGCTACAACAAGCGCGAGGCGCTGGCCGGCTATCTCTTCATCACTCCGTGGATCATCGGCTTCCTCGTCTTCACCGCCGGAGCGATGATCTACAGCCTGTACATCTCGTTCAGCAACTACAACCTCGCCACCAACACCGCACGGCCCGTCGGATTCGACAACTACGCGGAACTCTTCGACGATCCCCGCGTCGGCGTCTCCCTCGCGAACACGCTGTTCTACGTCGTGATGGCCGTGCCGCTGGAGATCATCTTCGCGTTGATCCTCGCGATGCTGCTGGCCCGCGTCGGCCGCGGCGCCGGCGTATTCCGCACGCTGTACTACCTTCCGAAGATGACGCCTGCCGTGGCGACGGCGTCAGTATTCTTCCTGCTGCTCAACGGTAACTCGGGGGCGATCAACCAGTTCCTGCGGCTGTTCGGGATCGAGGGGCCCCAGTGGCTCGTCGACCCGGCCTGGGTCAAGCCGAGCATCGTGATCATGACGATGTGGACCGTGGCCGGCACCATGGTGATCTTCCTGGCCGCTCTCAAGAACGTCCCCACCGAGCTGTACGAGGTCGCGTCGCTCGATGGCGCAGGGGCGATCCGCAAGTTCTTCTCGATCACGCTGCCGATGATCTCGGGTGCGATGTTCTTCAACGTCATCGTGCTGTCGATCGCGGCCTTCCAGATCTTCGATCAGGCCTACATCATCTTCTGGCGAGATCAGAGCAACTCCTCGCCGGAGGCGTCGCTGTTCTACGCGATCTATCTGTTCCAGCAGGCATTCCGTCAGTTCAACTTCGGCTTCGCCGCTGCGATGGCCTGGCTGCTCTTCGTGATCATCATGATCATCACGGTGATCCAGGTGAAGTTCGGAAACCGATTCGTCTACTACGAGGGAGATCGCTGA
- a CDS encoding FAD-dependent oxidoreductase yields the protein MAVYAATAAGVCAAVAAARAGARVVVLEPGRHVGGMTSGGLGYTDVGDVRALGGMAAEFRAAVADHYSVQVGRYAGPEPHVAEEILTRWLDAAGVTLVLGARVSAAEVRDRRIVSAEFDDGTAVTAAVFIDAGYEGDLLAAAGASCAVGREDRALHGELFAGRREVAPGRHATPPWISPFRDDESGREPGALLPQIKPEPMAEVGSGDGGVMSFGYRVCLSRAPDRVPFRKRDGYDDAQWELGRRIFADAERRGDVHPAGRYVGLEPNLPGGKADGNSLGPFSLSVLDGSAWQYPSATADRREEIRLHHLHHAEDLLWFLANDPAVPISVRRGMQEWGLPADEFADTGHMPHQLYVREARRMRSDTILTERDLRGGLIPHDVIALGSYHLDIREVQRAWRWVYEHPDPIAMVVTEGYLSVPVPIYGIGYSALVPSRAECENLIVAVCVSASHVAFSSLRMEPQYQMLGQAAGTAAALAARSGKPVQDIDVHTLQDRLRDAGAVLSVP from the coding sequence GTGGCTGTCTATGCGGCGACAGCGGCCGGAGTGTGTGCGGCGGTCGCGGCTGCGCGCGCGGGTGCACGCGTCGTCGTACTCGAGCCCGGCCGGCACGTCGGGGGTATGACCAGCGGAGGCCTCGGCTACACCGACGTCGGAGATGTACGCGCACTCGGTGGTATGGCGGCCGAGTTCCGGGCCGCCGTCGCCGATCATTACAGCGTCCAGGTCGGTCGATACGCGGGGCCGGAACCGCACGTCGCCGAGGAGATCCTGACGCGCTGGCTCGATGCCGCCGGCGTCACGCTGGTGCTCGGCGCCCGCGTGAGCGCGGCGGAAGTGCGGGATCGCCGCATCGTCTCAGCGGAGTTCGATGACGGCACAGCCGTCACGGCTGCCGTGTTCATCGACGCCGGTTACGAGGGCGACCTGCTGGCCGCTGCCGGCGCCTCCTGCGCAGTGGGGCGGGAGGACCGCGCTCTGCATGGGGAACTGTTCGCCGGTCGCAGGGAGGTCGCCCCCGGCCGCCATGCGACGCCGCCATGGATCTCGCCGTTCCGCGACGATGAGAGCGGCCGGGAGCCCGGTGCGCTCCTGCCCCAGATCAAGCCGGAGCCGATGGCCGAGGTGGGCAGCGGCGACGGCGGGGTCATGTCGTTCGGATACCGAGTGTGCCTGTCACGGGCGCCCGACCGCGTTCCGTTTCGGAAACGGGACGGCTACGACGATGCGCAGTGGGAACTGGGGCGCCGGATCTTCGCCGATGCCGAACGGCGCGGCGATGTGCATCCTGCCGGCAGGTACGTCGGGCTCGAACCGAACCTTCCTGGCGGCAAGGCCGACGGGAACTCGCTCGGGCCGTTCTCGCTCAGCGTCCTCGACGGTTCCGCCTGGCAGTACCCGTCGGCGACGGCTGACCGGCGCGAGGAGATCCGCCTGCACCATCTGCATCACGCCGAGGACCTGCTCTGGTTCCTAGCCAACGACCCGGCGGTTCCGATCAGCGTCCGCCGCGGAATGCAGGAATGGGGCCTGCCCGCCGACGAGTTCGCCGACACCGGCCACATGCCGCATCAGCTCTACGTCCGGGAGGCTCGGCGGATGAGGTCTGACACGATCCTCACCGAGCGCGATCTGCGCGGCGGCCTCATCCCGCACGATGTCATCGCACTCGGCTCGTACCACCTCGACATCCGGGAGGTGCAGCGTGCGTGGCGCTGGGTGTACGAGCATCCGGATCCCATCGCGATGGTCGTGACAGAGGGATACCTGTCCGTGCCGGTGCCGATCTACGGGATCGGCTACAGCGCGCTCGTGCCGAGCCGAGCGGAGTGCGAGAACCTCATCGTCGCGGTATGCGTCTCGGCATCGCACGTCGCGTTCTCATCCCTGCGGATGGAGCCGCAGTATCAGATGCTGGGTCAGGCGGCCGGGACCGCGGCCGCCCTTGCTGCGCGAAGCGGGAAGCCGGTGCAGGACATCGACGTGCACACGCTGCAGGATCGGCTGCGTGACGCCGGCGCAGTGCTGTCGGTTCCCTGA
- a CDS encoding class II aldolase/adducin family protein: MSAQLLVDACRALAASGLSPGSSGNASVREGDRILITPTGSALGRVGVGDIVVLEIDGTHVAGPAPTKEWAMHLAAYRARPTAGAVVHLHSRAATAVSCLTSADDGDPLPFYTPYRIRMLGHVALVGYSAPGSAELADGVEAAASGSHCMLLANHGSLICAPSISRAVDLCEELEAAAELTLALRGHDATRLDPATAWG, encoded by the coding sequence ATGAGCGCACAGCTGCTGGTCGACGCGTGCCGTGCGCTCGCCGCGTCCGGCCTGTCTCCCGGAAGCTCAGGCAACGCCAGCGTGCGCGAGGGCGATCGCATCCTCATCACGCCGACGGGATCTGCACTCGGTCGCGTCGGCGTCGGTGACATCGTGGTGCTCGAGATCGACGGCACCCATGTCGCCGGCCCCGCGCCGACGAAGGAGTGGGCGATGCATCTGGCCGCCTACCGGGCGCGGCCGACTGCGGGCGCGGTCGTGCACCTGCACTCCCGGGCGGCCACCGCCGTCTCGTGCCTGACGTCGGCCGACGACGGGGATCCGCTGCCGTTCTACACGCCCTATCGAATCCGGATGCTGGGGCACGTCGCGCTCGTCGGTTACTCCGCGCCCGGATCGGCAGAGCTCGCCGATGGCGTCGAGGCCGCGGCATCCGGCAGTCATTGCATGCTCCTGGCGAATCACGGCAGCCTCATCTGCGCTCCGAGCATCTCCCGCGCGGTCGATCTCTGCGAGGAGCTCGAGGCGGCGGCCGAGCTCACCCTCGCGCTGCGCGGCCACGATGCCACGAGGCTCGATCCGGCGACGGCGTGGGGTTGA
- the otnK gene encoding 3-oxo-tetronate kinase, which translates to MTIELGVIADDITGACDVAAGVSAAGLDTEIRLGAPAPAEAPEVECVIVALKSRTAPVADAVAESVAAARALRMWGARRLYQKYCSTFDSTDAGNIGPIADALLAEISSTAASVGTPATPAAERTMHRGHLFVGGRLLSESSLAQHPLTPMRDPDLVRVLGRQTPHDVGSVPIERVHEGVPAIIAEIATLRARDVRHVLLDAIEDADLDAAALAIADAEDLLLGGAAGLAVAIAIRLGKGGAPAPAPAPAGRALILSGSGSERTRAQVAAHEGPVFTIDVDALATDADAVLAGIDAFLGEADGTPLVTAAAEPDVVRGVQKRWGREHAAALVEGALARAAVRAVEGHGIRRVLVAGGETSGAVAAALGVTALRVRRVVAPGVAWTTATDPAGRALDLCFKSGNFGGPRLFVDAWEESS; encoded by the coding sequence ATGACGATCGAACTGGGCGTCATCGCCGACGACATCACCGGAGCGTGCGACGTCGCGGCAGGCGTGAGCGCCGCCGGCCTCGATACCGAGATCCGTCTCGGGGCGCCGGCACCGGCCGAGGCACCAGAGGTGGAATGCGTCATCGTGGCGCTCAAGTCGCGCACGGCACCGGTTGCGGACGCCGTCGCGGAGAGCGTCGCCGCGGCACGGGCGCTCCGGATGTGGGGCGCGCGGCGGCTCTACCAGAAGTACTGTTCGACGTTCGATTCCACCGACGCCGGGAACATCGGCCCGATCGCCGATGCCCTGCTCGCCGAGATCTCATCCACGGCGGCCTCCGTCGGCACGCCGGCGACCCCGGCGGCGGAGCGCACCATGCATCGCGGACACCTCTTCGTCGGCGGGCGGCTCCTGTCGGAGTCGTCGCTCGCGCAGCATCCGCTCACGCCCATGCGCGATCCCGACCTCGTGCGCGTGCTCGGTCGGCAGACCCCGCACGACGTCGGCTCCGTCCCCATCGAGCGCGTGCACGAGGGGGTGCCGGCGATCATCGCCGAGATCGCCACGCTGCGCGCCCGCGACGTTCGGCACGTGCTCCTCGATGCCATCGAAGACGCCGACCTGGATGCCGCCGCTCTCGCCATCGCCGATGCGGAGGACCTGCTCCTGGGCGGGGCCGCCGGCCTCGCCGTCGCCATCGCCATCCGCCTGGGCAAGGGCGGCGCCCCTGCGCCGGCGCCGGCGCCGGCGGGGAGAGCGCTCATCCTCTCCGGCAGCGGATCGGAGCGCACGCGCGCGCAGGTCGCCGCCCATGAGGGGCCGGTTTTCACGATCGACGTCGACGCGCTCGCCACTGACGCGGACGCTGTCCTCGCCGGGATCGACGCGTTCCTCGGCGAGGCCGATGGAACTCCGCTGGTGACCGCGGCCGCCGAACCCGATGTCGTCCGCGGCGTTCAGAAGCGCTGGGGCCGCGAGCACGCCGCTGCGCTAGTCGAAGGCGCGCTCGCGCGCGCCGCCGTCCGCGCGGTGGAAGGGCACGGCATACGCCGCGTTCTCGTCGCCGGAGGGGAGACATCGGGCGCCGTCGCCGCGGCGCTCGGGGTCACGGCGCTTCGTGTTCGTCGAGTGGTCGCGCCGGGGGTGGCGTGGACCACGGCGACCGATCCGGCCGGTCGCGCGCTGGATCTGTGCTTCAAATCGGGGAACTTCGGCGGTCCGCGTCTGTTCGTGGACGCCTGGGAGGAGAGCTCATGA
- a CDS encoding DeoR/GlpR family DNA-binding transcription regulator — protein sequence MRYTDAPQRRAHLARRISADGYLSSAAAAQELGVSEMTVRRDLRMLEEEGAVRRVAGGAAIAGDGVPFERRHSAGAAQKRAIAVLAASEAESADTIALDAGTTIAALVPLVASSTIVTHSLPVIEALTRTGSAELIAAGGHYQPDTRSFAGPLTEDALRSVRCDVAFLSATAAGAHGLWGTNALDAAIKRVLAQQSSRVVLLADAAKLSRTAPVRIAGLDIVDVLVTDSSTDAADLAPFADAGIEIRIAG from the coding sequence ATGCGATACACGGATGCTCCGCAGCGGCGCGCGCACCTGGCACGCAGGATATCGGCGGACGGCTATCTCTCCTCGGCCGCCGCTGCGCAGGAACTCGGGGTCTCCGAGATGACGGTGCGACGCGATCTGCGCATGCTGGAGGAGGAGGGGGCGGTGCGCCGCGTCGCGGGAGGTGCGGCCATCGCCGGCGACGGCGTGCCGTTCGAGCGGCGTCACAGTGCGGGGGCGGCGCAGAAGCGGGCCATCGCCGTGCTCGCGGCGTCGGAGGCCGAGAGCGCGGACACGATCGCCCTGGATGCCGGCACCACGATCGCGGCCCTCGTCCCGCTTGTGGCATCGAGCACGATCGTCACGCATTCCCTGCCGGTGATCGAGGCGCTGACCCGAACCGGTTCCGCCGAGCTGATCGCGGCCGGCGGGCACTACCAGCCCGACACCCGCAGCTTCGCCGGCCCCCTCACCGAAGACGCGCTGCGGAGCGTGCGATGCGATGTCGCGTTCTTGTCCGCCACCGCGGCCGGTGCACACGGCCTGTGGGGGACCAACGCGCTGGATGCCGCGATCAAGCGGGTGCTGGCGCAGCAGTCGTCGCGGGTGGTGCTGCTCGCCGACGCCGCGAAACTCAGCCGGACGGCTCCGGTGCGCATCGCCGGCCTCGACATCGTCGATGTGCTCGTCACCGACAGCAGCACGGATGCCGCCGACCTCGCCCCGTTCGCGGATGCCGGCATCGAGATCAGGATCGCCGGATGA